A single window of Mustela erminea isolate mMusErm1 chromosome 4, mMusErm1.Pri, whole genome shotgun sequence DNA harbors:
- the HUS1B gene encoding LOW QUALITY PROTEIN: checkpoint protein HUS1B (The sequence of the model RefSeq protein was modified relative to this genomic sequence to represent the inferred CDS: inserted 4 bases in 4 codons; substituted 1 base at 1 genomic stop codon), with amino-acid sequence MKFCANITGEDFXELFIYISGTLPKLVGVCVLXCALGLMTSVICDARMWCEVRWGDFHHXCVEDVLEVLKEIYLELTSEHLFRTVRREXPFTLKPQLTNKWHPHCVWSCHFPQVGLLWWYLIHLMGLLCCVYLLALKTLKSSVERIANLGDXVLVETNLNGEMNFSVETDVVSIKSYFNNLGNPPKCAQDMSQDGSLENMVGVLVESGKLLQFFEGQQINPVTALCNVLSNTILHLVLVHEDVSLQYFIPVL; translated from the exons ATGAAGTTTTGTGCCAACATCACTGGTGAGGACTTTTGAGAGCTCTTTATTTATATCAGTGGCACCCTTCCAAAGCTGGTGGGAGTCTGTGTGC TATGTGCTTTAGGCCTGATGACCTCAGTCATCTGTGATGCCAGAATGTGGTGTGAAGTGAGGTGGGGAGACTTCCACC TTTGCGTGGAAGATGTTTTAGAAGTGTTGAAGGAGATTTATTTAGAGCTAACATCTGAGCATTTGTTCAGAACAGTGAGAAGGG TGCCTTTTACCTTGAAGCCCCAGTTGACCAACAAGTGGCATCCTCACTGTGTCTGGAGTTGCCATTTCCCACAGGTTGGGCTCCTGTGGTGGTACTTGATCCATCTGATGGGCCT CCTGTGTTGTGTTTATCTTCTGGCTTTGAAGACTCTGAAGAGCAGTGTAGAAAGGATAGCAAACTTGGGTG AAGTGCTGGTTGAAACAAATCTAAATGGCGAAATGAACTTCAGTGTAGAAACTGATGTCGTGtctattaaaagttattttaacaaTCTTGGAAATCCTCCAAAGTGTGCTCAGGATATGTCTCAAGACGGAAGCCTGGAGAACATGGTGGGAGTGCTAGTAGAGAGTGGGAAGCTTCTGCAGTTTTTCGAGGGACAGCAAATAAATCCTGTAACAGCCTTATGCAATGTTTTGAGCAATACTATTCTTCATCTTGTTTTGGTTCATGAAGATGTCTCtcttcagtatttcattcctgTCTTATAA